The Geothrix sp. genome window below encodes:
- a CDS encoding DinB family protein, whose protein sequence is MALTRPLPGEYPEAYAPYIAAAGEGEIASSLQSQMGEVTALFAGLSEAQGGFRYAPGKWSLKDLLQHLSDAERIFAYRCLRIGRGDATPLPGFDEETYAVAARADAHSVADLLADWRAARSASLTLFRSLPEAAWDHQGTTNGRAIIVRCLPFICAGHTAHHLAVIRERYLPGLK, encoded by the coding sequence ATGGCCCTCACGCGACCTCTCCCGGGTGAATACCCCGAAGCCTACGCCCCCTACATCGCCGCGGCGGGTGAGGGGGAGATTGCCAGCAGCCTCCAGAGCCAGATGGGTGAAGTGACGGCCCTGTTCGCGGGGCTCTCCGAGGCCCAGGGTGGCTTCCGCTACGCCCCGGGCAAGTGGAGCCTCAAGGACCTCCTGCAGCACCTCAGCGACGCCGAGCGCATCTTCGCCTATCGCTGCCTGCGCATCGGCCGGGGCGATGCCACGCCGCTGCCGGGCTTCGACGAGGAGACCTACGCCGTCGCGGCCCGGGCGGACGCCCACTCCGTGGCGGACCTGCTGGCCGACTGGCGCGCCGCCCGCAGCGCCAGCCTCACGCTGTTCCGCAGCCTGCCCGAGGCGGCCTGGGATCACCAGGGCACCACCAACGGCCGGGCGATCATCGTGCGCTGCCTCCCCTTCATCTGCGCGGGTCACACGGCCCACCACCTGGCGGTGATCCGCGAGCGCTACCTGCCCGGGCTGAAGTAG
- the gap gene encoding type I glyceraldehyde-3-phosphate dehydrogenase has product MKKVAINGLGRIGRLVLRHLMKVPHVQVVAVNDLTDAATLAHLMKYDSVHGQADFPVASDGNYLVLGGRRIRVYAEKDPQLIPFGAQGAQVVLECTGKFTKRAQAAVHLQGSVTHVVISAPAGDADRTVVMGVNEAALDPTADHIISNASCTTNCLAPVVKILDDAYGLDYGFMTTVHSYTNDQRILDLPHKDLRRARAAALSMIPTSTGAAKAIGLVLPHLKGRLDGIAVRVPTPDVSLVDLTATLKRDASLEGIQELFRQAATAGPLAPYVEVLDAELVSADLVGSTASTLYDPYLTKMLGPRLVKVFAWYDNEFGYAARLKDLCVHLLERI; this is encoded by the coding sequence ATGAAGAAGGTGGCCATCAATGGACTCGGACGGATCGGAAGGCTGGTGCTGCGCCACTTGATGAAGGTCCCGCATGTCCAGGTGGTGGCCGTGAACGACCTCACCGATGCGGCCACCCTGGCCCACCTGATGAAGTACGACTCGGTCCACGGCCAGGCGGATTTCCCCGTGGCCTCCGACGGGAACTACCTCGTGCTCGGCGGGCGGCGCATCCGCGTCTACGCCGAGAAGGATCCCCAGCTCATCCCCTTCGGGGCCCAGGGGGCCCAGGTGGTCCTCGAATGCACGGGCAAGTTCACCAAGCGCGCCCAGGCCGCTGTCCACCTCCAGGGCAGCGTCACCCATGTGGTGATCAGCGCCCCGGCGGGCGACGCGGACCGCACCGTGGTCATGGGCGTGAACGAGGCGGCCCTGGATCCCACCGCGGACCACATCATCTCCAACGCCAGCTGCACCACCAATTGCCTGGCCCCGGTCGTTAAGATCCTCGACGACGCCTACGGCCTGGACTACGGCTTCATGACCACGGTGCACAGCTACACCAACGATCAGCGCATCCTCGACCTGCCCCACAAGGACCTGCGCCGGGCCCGGGCCGCGGCCCTCAGCATGATTCCCACCAGCACGGGCGCCGCCAAGGCCATCGGGTTGGTGCTGCCCCACCTCAAGGGGCGCCTGGACGGCATCGCGGTGCGGGTCCCCACCCCCGATGTGAGCCTCGTGGACCTCACGGCCACCCTGAAGCGCGATGCCTCGTTGGAGGGCATCCAGGAGCTCTTCCGCCAGGCCGCCACGGCCGGCCCCCTGGCACCCTATGTCGAGGTACTCGACGCCGAGCTGGTCAGCGCGGATCTGGTGGGCAGCACCGCCAGCACCCTGTACGACCCCTACCTCACCAAGATGCTGGGCCCCCGGCTGGTCAAGGTCTTTGCCTGGTACGACAACGAATTCGGCTACGCGGCACGATTGAAGGACCTCTGCGTGCACCTGCTGGAGCGGATCTAG
- the pyk gene encoding pyruvate kinase, protein MRKTKLVMTLGPALMQGDRLRESLREADAVRLNASHGDPESRAEALQKVRTLAQELGRSIPVFLDLQGPKWRVGLLEAPIDLAEGSEGYFFAAGATVPADAAWAAPLPHPELFEGAEAGQHWLLDDGAITVEILAKRADFLKARVIIGGPLKARKGIHPIGMDINMDPLTEKDHVDIRWGVEHEVDLFAQSFVRRASDVQQLQAIIQHLGGTQPIIAKIEHPAALANLGEILEVSWGVMVARGDLGVELGVERVPGLQKQIIKTARRALKPVITATQMLESMIEHSQPTRAEASDVANAIWDGTDAVMLSAESATGAHPVEAVQWLARIAAEADANVKQRTPTLPDELAEKVLARTDISVAFAACRTADEINARWIVAFTEGGGTARMVSRLAGRTPVLGATVDEVTARRMGLLRGVTSLLIPRVSNTDEMVTVVRELLVAKHQLGSMDRVVMTMGLPLWKTGSTNTMKVMTF, encoded by the coding sequence GTGCGCAAGACCAAACTCGTGATGACCTTGGGTCCGGCCCTGATGCAGGGCGATCGGTTGCGGGAATCCCTCCGCGAAGCCGATGCGGTGCGATTAAATGCGAGCCACGGGGATCCCGAGAGCCGGGCCGAGGCCCTCCAGAAGGTCCGGACCCTGGCTCAGGAACTCGGGCGGTCGATTCCCGTCTTCCTCGATCTGCAAGGACCGAAGTGGCGGGTGGGCCTGCTCGAGGCGCCCATCGACCTGGCCGAAGGCAGCGAAGGCTACTTCTTCGCTGCAGGGGCGACGGTTCCCGCCGACGCCGCCTGGGCCGCACCCCTGCCGCACCCCGAGCTGTTCGAGGGGGCCGAGGCCGGCCAGCACTGGCTCCTGGACGACGGCGCCATCACGGTGGAGATCCTGGCCAAGCGTGCGGATTTCCTGAAGGCCCGGGTGATCATCGGCGGGCCGCTGAAGGCCAGGAAGGGCATCCATCCCATCGGCATGGACATCAACATGGATCCCCTCACCGAGAAGGACCATGTCGACATCCGGTGGGGCGTGGAGCACGAGGTGGACCTCTTCGCCCAGAGCTTCGTCCGCCGGGCCTCAGATGTGCAGCAGCTCCAGGCCATCATCCAGCACCTGGGGGGCACCCAGCCCATCATCGCCAAGATCGAGCACCCGGCAGCCCTCGCCAATCTCGGCGAGATCCTGGAGGTCTCCTGGGGGGTGATGGTGGCCCGCGGCGACCTGGGGGTGGAACTCGGCGTGGAGCGGGTTCCCGGCCTCCAGAAGCAGATCATCAAGACCGCCCGCCGGGCCCTGAAGCCCGTGATCACCGCCACCCAGATGTTGGAGAGCATGATCGAACACTCCCAGCCCACCCGGGCCGAGGCCAGCGATGTGGCCAACGCCATCTGGGACGGCACCGATGCCGTGATGCTCAGCGCCGAGAGCGCCACCGGCGCCCATCCCGTGGAGGCCGTCCAGTGGCTGGCCCGCATCGCGGCGGAGGCCGACGCCAATGTGAAGCAGCGCACACCCACCCTGCCGGACGAACTGGCCGAGAAGGTGCTGGCCCGCACGGACATCTCCGTGGCCTTCGCGGCCTGCCGCACGGCCGACGAGATCAACGCCCGCTGGATCGTGGCCTTCACCGAAGGGGGCGGTACGGCCCGCATGGTGAGCCGCCTGGCGGGGCGCACGCCCGTCCTGGGGGCCACGGTGGACGAGGTCACGGCCCGCCGCATGGGCCTGCTCCGGGGTGTCACCTCCCTGCTGATCCCCCGCGTGAGCAACACGGACGAGATGGTGACGGTGGTGCGGGAGCTGCTGGTGGCGAAGCATCAGCTGGGCAGCATGGATCGGGTGGTGATGACCATGGGCCTGCCCCTGTGGAAGACTGGAAGCACGAACACCATGAAGGTGATGACCTTCTGA
- a CDS encoding helix-turn-helix domain-containing protein: MREKLRVLVAEMVRGGVPLEMARREFERLYLEEVLATHEGNHSAAARELGIHRNTLAKKLETPPSRIRQVSLAS; encoded by the coding sequence ATGCGCGAAAAGCTGCGAGTCCTCGTGGCCGAAATGGTGCGTGGAGGCGTCCCTCTGGAGATGGCCCGCCGCGAATTCGAGCGGCTCTACCTGGAAGAGGTGCTGGCCACCCACGAGGGCAACCACAGCGCCGCTGCCCGGGAGCTGGGCATCCACCGGAACACCCTCGCCAAGAAGCTGGAGACGCCCCCCAGCCGGATCCGCCAGGTGAGCCTGGCCAGCTGA
- a CDS encoding glyceraldehyde 3-phosphate dehydrogenase NAD-binding domain-containing protein, translating to MGSIALNGLGRIGRLLVRLLGTTRPGLLGAVNDPAPLDQLVHLLRYDSVHGPSHRPIDGFTEGGQDFLLLGDRRLPLFHATDPGSIPFPSATRLVVEASGRFTRREEAARHLKGAVSHVVISAPSPDADYTVIAPVNGSGLDLARHRIVSNASCTAHATAPMLKILEDAFGLEHAGMSTVHVVTNDQRLLDLPHKDRRRARAAFQSIIPTTSSAFGALHRAMPDLPPAFDGVALRVPLLSVNLVDVVATLRRDAEVAGIRAAYAAAIAGPWKGLVALADPHTVSCDITGRTESVIMDLDLTMMLGPRFVKVFGWHDNETGYAARLRDLVVDLAARI from the coding sequence ATGGGTTCCATCGCCCTCAACGGCCTGGGCCGCATCGGCCGGCTGCTGGTCCGCCTGCTGGGCACCACCCGACCCGGGCTCCTGGGCGCTGTGAACGACCCGGCCCCGCTGGACCAGCTCGTGCACCTGCTCCGGTACGACTCGGTGCATGGGCCCAGCCATCGCCCCATCGACGGGTTCACCGAGGGCGGACAGGACTTCCTCCTCCTGGGGGACCGGCGCCTGCCCCTCTTCCATGCCACGGATCCCGGCAGCATTCCCTTCCCTTCCGCAACCCGCCTGGTGGTGGAGGCCAGCGGCCGCTTCACCCGCCGGGAGGAGGCCGCCCGGCATCTGAAGGGGGCGGTATCCCATGTGGTGATCAGCGCGCCCAGCCCGGATGCGGACTACACCGTCATCGCCCCGGTGAACGGCTCAGGACTGGATCTGGCGCGCCACCGCATCGTCTCCAACGCCAGCTGCACCGCCCACGCGACGGCGCCCATGCTGAAGATCCTGGAAGATGCCTTCGGCCTGGAGCACGCGGGAATGAGCACCGTGCATGTGGTCACCAACGACCAGCGCCTGCTGGACCTGCCCCACAAGGACCGGCGGCGAGCCCGGGCGGCCTTCCAGAGCATCATCCCCACCACCTCGAGCGCCTTCGGCGCCCTGCACCGCGCCATGCCGGACCTGCCTCCGGCCTTCGATGGCGTGGCCCTGCGCGTGCCCCTCCTCAGTGTGAATCTGGTGGATGTGGTGGCCACCCTCCGCCGGGATGCCGAGGTCGCGGGAATCCGGGCCGCCTATGCCGCCGCCATCGCGGGCCCCTGGAAGGGTCTCGTGGCCCTGGCCGATCCGCACACGGTCAGCTGCGACATCACGGGCCGGACGGAAAGCGTGATCATGGATCTGGACCTGACCATGATGCTCGGACCCCGCTTCGTGAAGGTCTTCGGGTGGCACGACAACGAAACCGGCTACGCCGCCCGGCTCCGCGACCTGGTGGTGGACCTGGCGGCCAGGATCTAG
- a CDS encoding aminoacetone oxidase family FAD-binding enzyme, translating to MAKVVVVGGGAAGLVAAWRAASRGHAVLLLEANGRLGVKLRISGGGKCNITHDGPPKALMAAFSKEQARFLRPSLHAFDNRAVLDLLRREGVETYVRDNGRVFPLDRPGSAGAVVSAFEALVHRAGVEVRTGARVTGLEGELPRLAALWVGEERLAADAFILATGGASYPETGTRGEALGWLKGLKAPVRPWFPALAPIPLARPRATWEGVALREGELRLSAGPEGRRLAAFAGDILFTKVGISGPAALELSQATERARREGAACLVYASSLEAPERVDATLIEEARANPRLLAATWLQRHLPERLVDPLLQEAGMDRGLMLKDLSRAARRELVGLVTALPLGAPQPVPLARGEVAAGGVELAAVDPHTMALRGWENLRVCGELLDLDGPVGGYNLQAAFSTGFAAGNL from the coding sequence ATGGCGAAGGTGGTCGTGGTGGGCGGGGGTGCGGCAGGACTGGTGGCGGCCTGGCGGGCGGCCTCGCGGGGCCATGCGGTCCTGCTGCTGGAAGCCAATGGACGCCTGGGCGTGAAGCTCCGCATCAGCGGCGGCGGCAAATGCAACATCACGCATGACGGCCCCCCCAAGGCCCTGATGGCGGCCTTCTCCAAGGAGCAGGCGCGGTTCTTGAGGCCGTCTCTCCACGCCTTCGACAACCGGGCCGTGCTGGACCTGCTTCGGCGGGAGGGGGTGGAGACCTATGTCCGGGACAACGGCCGCGTGTTTCCCCTGGACCGGCCCGGCAGCGCCGGGGCGGTGGTGTCGGCCTTCGAGGCTCTGGTGCACCGGGCGGGGGTGGAGGTGCGGACGGGCGCCCGCGTGACTGGGCTGGAAGGGGAGCTCCCCCGCCTGGCGGCGCTGTGGGTGGGCGAGGAGCGCCTCGCCGCGGACGCCTTCATCCTGGCCACGGGGGGCGCGAGCTATCCGGAAACGGGCACCCGGGGCGAGGCCCTGGGCTGGCTGAAGGGCCTGAAGGCCCCGGTGCGCCCCTGGTTCCCGGCCCTGGCCCCCATCCCCCTGGCCCGTCCCCGCGCCACCTGGGAAGGCGTGGCCCTGCGGGAGGGAGAGCTGCGCCTGAGCGCAGGGCCTGAAGGCCGCCGCCTCGCCGCCTTCGCGGGAGACATCCTCTTCACGAAGGTGGGCATCAGCGGGCCCGCGGCGCTGGAGCTGAGCCAGGCCACGGAACGGGCCCGGCGGGAGGGAGCCGCCTGCCTGGTCTACGCTTCAAGCCTGGAGGCGCCGGAACGCGTGGATGCGACGCTGATCGAAGAAGCCCGGGCAAACCCGCGCCTGCTGGCCGCCACCTGGCTGCAGCGGCATCTGCCGGAGCGGCTCGTGGACCCGCTGCTGCAGGAGGCTGGCATGGATCGCGGGCTCATGCTCAAGGATCTCTCCAGGGCCGCGCGCCGGGAGCTGGTGGGGCTGGTCACGGCGCTGCCCCTCGGCGCCCCTCAGCCGGTCCCCCTGGCCCGGGGCGAAGTGGCGGCGGGCGGCGTGGAACTGGCGGCCGTGGATCCGCACACCATGGCCCTGCGGGGCTGGGAGAACCTGCGCGTCTGCGGCGAGCTCCTGGATCTGGATGGCCCGGTGGGCGGCTACAACCTGCAGGCGGCCTTCAGCACGGGCTTCGCGGCGGGGAATCTCTAG
- the purE gene encoding 5-(carboxyamino)imidazole ribonucleotide mutase, which translates to MTSAPLVGLIMGSRSDWETMEHAAEMLKELGIPFEAEVVSAHRTPDKLFKYCEKAEGRGLRVIIAGAGGAAHLPGMVAAKSPLPVLGVPVQGKSLNGLDSLLSMVQMPAGIPVGTLAIGKAGAVNAALFAAAILAGTDEALRARLRAYREAQTQKVLLNDRLP; encoded by the coding sequence ATGACGAGTGCACCGCTGGTCGGCCTCATTATGGGCAGCCGCTCCGACTGGGAGACCATGGAGCACGCGGCCGAGATGCTCAAGGAGCTGGGCATCCCCTTCGAGGCCGAGGTCGTCAGCGCCCATCGCACGCCGGACAAGCTCTTCAAATACTGCGAGAAGGCCGAGGGCCGGGGCCTGAGGGTCATCATCGCCGGAGCCGGCGGCGCTGCCCACCTGCCGGGCATGGTCGCCGCCAAGTCCCCCCTGCCCGTGCTGGGCGTTCCCGTGCAGGGCAAGTCCCTGAACGGCCTGGATTCCCTCCTCTCCATGGTGCAGATGCCCGCGGGCATCCCGGTGGGAACACTCGCCATCGGCAAGGCCGGCGCGGTGAACGCGGCGCTCTTCGCGGCGGCCATCCTGGCGGGCACGGACGAGGCCCTCCGCGCCCGCCTGCGCGCCTACCGCGAAGCCCAGACCCAGAAGGTGCTGCTGAACGACCGCCTGCCCTAG